A window from Rana temporaria chromosome 8, aRanTem1.1, whole genome shotgun sequence encodes these proteins:
- the LOC120946674 gene encoding homeobox protein zampogna-like isoform X1 — translation MSERSGSRTSFTIRDILKMDCADCEEDCHTSKDDPESPDRGPQEDTEGPHWYTDQEPHSEGDSMEPKAEEKSGKKRTRAAFSHAQVYELERRFSLQRYLSGPERADLAAALKLTETQIKIWFQNRRYKTKRKMMAKQQASKAQEAPARQVAVRVLVKDDQRQYCPEEFLCPSLLSLYQAYQYYPLLYRIPAWSPHI, via the exons ATGTCGGAGAGGAGCGGATCCCGCACTTCATTCACCATCCGGGACATCCTGAAAATGGACTGTGCGGACTGCGAGGAGGACTGCCACACATCCAAGGACGATCCAGAGAGTCCAGACAGGGGGCCCCAGGAGGATACAGAGGGGCCCCACTGGTACACTGACCAGGAGCCACACTCCGAGG GTGATTCCATGGAGCCCAAGGCGGAGGAGAAGTCGGGGAAGAAGAGGAcccgggccgccttctcccatgcTCAGGTCTATGAATTGGAGAGAAGGTTCAGTCTACAACGATATCTCTCGGGGCCGGAAAGGGCCGACCTGGCCGCGGCCCTGAAGCTCACCGAGACCCAGATAAAGATCTGGTTCCAGAACCGGCGATACAAGACCAAGAGGAAGATGATGGCCAAGCAGCAGGCAAGCAAAGCCCAGGAGGCCCCGGCCAGGCAGGTGGCAGTGAGGGTCCTGGTGAAGGATGACCAGAGACAATACTGCCCAGAGGAGTTCCTGTGCCCGTCTCTGCTCTCACTATACCAGGCCTACCAGTATTACCCACTCCTGTACCGGATACCCGCCTGGTCCCCCCACATCTAG
- the LOC120946674 gene encoding homeobox protein zampogna-like isoform X2, which produces MRSSGGDDGAPSRTGDSMEPKAEEKSGKKRTRAAFSHAQVYELERRFSLQRYLSGPERADLAAALKLTETQIKIWFQNRRYKTKRKMMAKQQASKAQEAPARQVAVRVLVKDDQRQYCPEEFLCPSLLSLYQAYQYYPLLYRIPAWSPHI; this is translated from the coding sequence GTGATTCCATGGAGCCCAAGGCGGAGGAGAAGTCGGGGAAGAAGAGGAcccgggccgccttctcccatgcTCAGGTCTATGAATTGGAGAGAAGGTTCAGTCTACAACGATATCTCTCGGGGCCGGAAAGGGCCGACCTGGCCGCGGCCCTGAAGCTCACCGAGACCCAGATAAAGATCTGGTTCCAGAACCGGCGATACAAGACCAAGAGGAAGATGATGGCCAAGCAGCAGGCAAGCAAAGCCCAGGAGGCCCCGGCCAGGCAGGTGGCAGTGAGGGTCCTGGTGAAGGATGACCAGAGACAATACTGCCCAGAGGAGTTCCTGTGCCCGTCTCTGCTCTCACTATACCAGGCCTACCAGTATTACCCACTCCTGTACCGGATACCCGCCTGGTCCCCCCACATCTAG